In the genome of Thermus antranikianii DSM 12462, the window AGGGTGCCCCCCAGGTGGGTTTGGGCATCCTGTGCCGCCTTCCTTGGGTCCTCCGCCACGAAGTCCAGGTCCTGCGGCCTCCTCCCGAGAAGGAGGTCCCTTAGGGCACCTCCCACGGGGATGGCCCCCTTGGGGGTATAAAAGGGGAAGTCCCTATGGGCGATCGGGCGAAGCACCCCATCATTATCGGCATCACCGGGAACATCGGAAGCGGCAAGAGCACGGTGGCCGCTCTCCTAAGGTCCTGGGGCTACCCCGTCTTGGATCTGGATGAGCTGGCGGCACGGGCCAGGGAGGACAAGAAGGCGGAGCTTAAGCGGCTTTTCCCGGAGGCCTTTGCGGGCGAGGAGCTGGACCGGAGGGCGCTGGCCCAGCTGGTCTTTTCCGACCCGGAAAGGCTTAAGGCCCTCGAAGACCTCCTCCACCCCGAGGTGCGGAGGCTTTTGGCTGAGGAGCTGGCCCGCATAAAAGCCCCCTTGATCTTCCTGGAAATCCCCCTGCTTTTTGAGAAGGGGTGGGAGGCCCATCTGGATGGAACCCTTTTGGTGGCGGCTCCTGTAGAGGAGCGGGTGAGGCGGGTGGTGGCGCGCTCTGGGCTTTCGCGGGAGGAGGTCCTGGCCCGGGAAAGGGCCCAGATGCCCGAGGAGGAGAAGAGGAAGCGGGCCACCTGGGTTTTGGAGAATCAAGGAGGGCTTAAGGAGCTGGAGGAGGGGCTGAGGGAGATCCTGGCCCGGATCCAGGAGCGTTTTGGGCTAAGCTAAAGGGCATGCGGGTGGCCTTGGTATCGGGGGCGAGCCGGGGGATTGGGGAGGCCATCGCCCGGCTTCTACACGCTAAAGGGTACAGGGTGGGGCTTTTTGCCCGGGATGAAGGGAGGCTTAAGGCCTTGGCCTCGGAGCTGGGGGAAGGGGCCATGGCCTTGCCCGGGGACGTGCGTTTCTTTGCGGACTGGCAGAAGGCGGTGGCGGGCCTCTTGGAGGCTTACGGCCGGCTGGACCTCCTGGTCAACAACGCCGGGATTGGCGTGATGAAGCCCGTGGCCGAGCTCAGCGAGGAGGAGTTCCGCCAGGTTTTGGAGGTGAACCTGGTGGGGCCCTTTTTAGGCCTCAAGGCGGCTTTGCCAGCCCTCTTGGCCTCGAGGGGGGTGGTGGTGAACATCGGCAGCCTGGCGGGCAAGAATGCCTTCAAGGGCGGGGCCGCCTATAACGCCAGCAAGTTCGGGCTTTTGGGCCTCATGGGGGCGGCCATGCTGGAGCTCCGGGAGGCTGGCGTGCGGGTGGTGAATATCCTGCCAGGCTCGGTGGACACGGGCTTTGCCGGCAACACCCCGGGGGCGTCTTGGAAGCTTTCCCCTCTTGATGTGGCCCAGACGGTGCTTTTTGCAGCGGAGATGCCGGAAAGGGCTATGGTGAGCGAGATAGAGCTCCGTCCCACCCACACTGCCCCCAAGGTGGGCTAAGCTGAGGCCATGGCCTTGCCCAAGAAGCTTCAGGAAGCCCTGGATCTGATTCGGGCCATGCCCAAGGAGCTCAAGGCCCAGGTGCTCCTGGAATACGCCAAAAAGGTGCCCACCCCGCCTCCTGGGGTGGAGCTGGAGCGGGTTCATGAATGCCAGACCCCCTTCTTCCTGAGGGCGGAGGTGGAGGGAGGAAGGGTTAGGCTTCACTTCTTCGTCCCCGATGAAGCCCCCACGGTGAAAGCCTTTGCGGGCCTCTTGAAGGAGGGCCTCGAGGGGGAGCCCCCTGAGGCGGTGCTTTCCGTGCCCCCCACCTTCTACCGGGGAGCAGGGCTAGAGGAACTCCTCACCCCCTTACGGCTGAGGGGCCTCGAGGCGGCCCTCTTGCGGCTCCAAGGCCAGGTGCAAAGGGCTCTTTCCTAGCCCATGTCCGTAGCCCTTCTCCTTGGGTACTTCCTGGGAAGCTTGCCCATCGCCTACTGGTTTGGAGCCCTTCGGGGAAGGAACCTCCTTCAGGAGGGATCGGGCAACCCAGGGGCCTTGAACGCCTACCGGGTGCTGGGGCCGGTGCCGGGTTTCATGGTTCTCCTCCTGGACCTCTTCAAGGGAATCCTGGCGGTGGCCCTGGGAGAGGGAGTGGGGGGAGGCCCTCTGAGCGGCCTTGCCGGGGGCGTGGGAGCGGTGTGGGGGCATGCCTTCTCCCCCTGGCTCCTCTTCAAGGGGGGTAAGGGTCTGGCTGTGGGGGCCGGGGTGCTCTTTGCGGTGGACCCCCGGCTTCTCTTCCTTTCCCTCCTGCTTTTCGCTACCCTCTTCGCCCTTTTCCGAAGGCCCTACCGGGTGGCCCTGGCCGTGGCCTTGGCCCAGCCCTTCCTGGCCAGCTTCCTGCACCCGGCTCCCGCTTACCTCCTTTTTGGGTTGGGGCTTGGTCTTCCCGTGGCCTTACGCCACCTCAAGGACGGGCGCCGCTAGTCAGTAGGGGAGGGGCCAGGTGCGGAAGTAGTTGCGGATCCTTCCCCAAAGACCCACCAATCCCAGGGGTTCCAGGATCAGAAAGGCCAGGATGAGGAGGCCGAAGACCACGTTGCGCCAGGCGGCCAAGGTGGCGGCGTACTGGGGGCCAAGGGATCCCACCAGGCTGTTTAAAACCTCAGGGATGAGGAGGATGAAGAAGGCTCCCAAAACCGCCCCCAGCACCGTGCCCGCTCCACCCACGATGACCATGGCCAGGTACTGGATGCTCACCGTGAGGGGGAAGTACTCGGGGGTTACCGCCTTGTAGAGCTGGGCCAGAAGCCCCCCGGCCACCCCGGCGTAGAAGGCGGAGAGGGCAAAGGCCAAGAGCTTTACCCGTACCAGGTCTACCCCCGCCACCCGGGCGGAGAGGTCGTTATCCCGCACGGCCATGAAGGCGCGGCCCGCCCGGGTCATGAGGAGGCGCTTGCCGTAAAAGAACAGGGGTAGGGCGAACACGAGCACCAGGTACCAAAGCCTCCCGGGGGTGTCCAGGACGAAACCGAGTAGCTCCGCAGGGGGCAGGGTACGCCCCCGGATACCTCCTGTGACCGCTTCCCAGTTTTTGAAGACGTAATCCGCCAGGAACTGGAAGGCCAGGGTGGCGATGGCCAGGTACACCCCCTTGATGCGCAAGGAGGGAAGGCCAAGCACGAGGCCCAAAAGGGCGGCGATGCTTCCTCCGAGGAGGATGCCCAAGGGAGCCAAGGGGCCATAGAGGTGGCTTGCGGCGTAGGCTCCCACCCCCATGAAGGCGGCGTGGCCCAAGGAGATCTGCCCCGCACCCCCCACCAGGAGGTGGAGGCCCAAGGCGCTTAAGGCCCCGATGGTCACTAGGGTGGTCACGTACATGGGATAGGGGGGAAGCAAAAGGGGAAGAAGAAGGAGGAGAACCAGGAAAACCCCCAGGGCCAAACGCCCCAGGGGCGTGCTAGCATAGGCTTCGTCCTGCCGATAGGTTTCCCGCACCGCACGAGCAAAGCGGCGGCTAAAGGCGTCGGTGAGCTGTTTGGCAAGGCGGTACATCCTAGACCTCCTGCACTTCCAAGGTGGCCTCGAGCCTCCCTTCCCCCTCGAGGTAGCGGATGGGGAGCACCACCTCCACCCGTCCCCCCTCCCCGTAGAGGGCCTGGATCACCGGGCCGTAGCGGGCTTCCACCACCTGGCGCCGCACCTTGCGGGTGCGGGTGATTTCCTCGTCGTCGGGGTGGAGTTCCTTGGGGAGGATGGCGAAGCGTTGGATCTTGAGCTTGTCGGGAAGGGTTTTGTTCACCATGCGGATTTCCTCGGCAATCAGGGCCTTGACCTCGGGCCTTTCCGTGAGGGACAGGTAAGTGGTAAAGGGGATGCCCCGTTTCCTGGCCCAGTTCTGCACGTTTTCCGGGTCCAGCTCGATGAGGGCGGTGACAAAGGGTCTTCCGTGTCCAAGCACCACAGCCTCGCGAATATAGGGGGAGTATTTCAGACGGTTTTCCAGAAATTGCGGGGCAAAGCGGGTCCCGTCCGCAAGGGCGCCTACCTCCTTCACCCGGCCCAGGATGACCAGATGCCCCCGCTCGTCAAAGAAGCCCGCATCCCCGGTGCGGAAAAAGCCATCCTCGGTGAAGCTCTCCGCGGTGGCCTTTTCCTGGCGGAAATAACCCTGGAAGACCTGGGGTCCTTTCACCAGGATCTCCCCCTCCTCGCTGATGCGCACCTCCGTGTGGGGGAGCGGGGGACCCACGGTTTCCGGAGGGGCATCCCCGGTGGCGTGGGCGGTGGTGGCGGCGGCGGTTTCCGACTGGCCGTAGACCTGGCGGATGTCCAGGCCTAAGGCGCGGAAGAAGGTGAACACCTCTGGGCCCAAAGGGGCTCCCCCGGTGACGGCGATGCGGCAGGCGGCAAGGCCCAGCCTGGCCCTGAGGGGCCTGGCGATCAGGGGATAGAAGAGGGCCCGCTTGAGGTTGAGCCAAAGGCCCACCCTTTCCCCCCGGAACTCCCGCCTCGCCCCTTCCAGGAGGGCTCCCATCCCCACCCGGTAAAAGAAGGCCTTTAGAGGGTCGGCGTCCGCCATGCGGCTTTGGATGAGGCTGGCCATATCCTCCCAAAGCCTGGGCGGGGCCAGGAAGAAGTCGGGCTGGACCTCCTTAAGGTCTTCCCGGAGGGTGGTGGGGTCCTCGGGAAAGTGCACGGTGGAGCCTTCTACCAGGCTCTGCACCACGGTGAGCATCTGCTCCCCGATCCAAGGAAGGGGTAGATAGCTGAAGACCCAGGCTCCCTTCTGGAACCCTAGGGCTTGGCCCACGGCAAAGTGGCCGGCGAGAAGGTTCTGGTGAGA includes:
- a CDS encoding branched-chain amino acid ABC transporter permease — protein: MYRLAKQLTDAFSRRFARAVRETYRQDEAYASTPLGRLALGVFLVLLLLLPLLLPPYPMYVTTLVTIGALSALGLHLLVGGAGQISLGHAAFMGVGAYAASHLYGPLAPLGILLGGSIAALLGLVLGLPSLRIKGVYLAIATLAFQFLADYVFKNWEAVTGGIRGRTLPPAELLGFVLDTPGRLWYLVLVFALPLFFYGKRLLMTRAGRAFMAVRDNDLSARVAGVDLVRVKLLAFALSAFYAGVAGGLLAQLYKAVTPEYFPLTVSIQYLAMVIVGGAGTVLGAVLGAFFILLIPEVLNSLVGSLGPQYAATLAAWRNVVFGLLILAFLILEPLGLVGLWGRIRNYFRTWPLPY
- a CDS encoding SufE family protein translates to MALPKKLQEALDLIRAMPKELKAQVLLEYAKKVPTPPPGVELERVHECQTPFFLRAEVEGGRVRLHFFVPDEAPTVKAFAGLLKEGLEGEPPEAVLSVPPTFYRGAGLEELLTPLRLRGLEAALLRLQGQVQRALS
- a CDS encoding glycerol-3-phosphate acyltransferase, with translation MSVALLLGYFLGSLPIAYWFGALRGRNLLQEGSGNPGALNAYRVLGPVPGFMVLLLDLFKGILAVALGEGVGGGPLSGLAGGVGAVWGHAFSPWLLFKGGKGLAVGAGVLFAVDPRLLFLSLLLFATLFALFRRPYRVALAVALAQPFLASFLHPAPAYLLFGLGLGLPVALRHLKDGRR
- the coaE gene encoding dephospho-CoA kinase (Dephospho-CoA kinase (CoaE) performs the final step in coenzyme A biosynthesis.) yields the protein MGDRAKHPIIIGITGNIGSGKSTVAALLRSWGYPVLDLDELAARAREDKKAELKRLFPEAFAGEELDRRALAQLVFSDPERLKALEDLLHPEVRRLLAEELARIKAPLIFLEIPLLFEKGWEAHLDGTLLVAAPVEERVRRVVARSGLSREEVLARERAQMPEEEKRKRATWVLENQGGLKELEEGLREILARIQERFGLS
- a CDS encoding SDR family oxidoreductase → MRVALVSGASRGIGEAIARLLHAKGYRVGLFARDEGRLKALASELGEGAMALPGDVRFFADWQKAVAGLLEAYGRLDLLVNNAGIGVMKPVAELSEEEFRQVLEVNLVGPFLGLKAALPALLASRGVVVNIGSLAGKNAFKGGAAYNASKFGLLGLMGAAMLELREAGVRVVNILPGSVDTGFAGNTPGASWKLSPLDVAQTVLFAAEMPERAMVSEIELRPTHTAPKVG
- a CDS encoding AMP-binding protein — translated: MEGTLLAYLYHHAKERPHAPALRVKRLGVWQKTSWKELLERTLSLAGGLWALGLREGEVLAILGHNAPEWVEAELAAQTLGALPMGIYADAMPEEVGYFLEFTGAKGIVVSDEEQLDKVYPHLHLVDFVLVWEEAGMSRHFQGKVLRFSQAFGDPKVGEEALKKRRPEETALLAPTSGTTGRSKLAMLSHQNLLAGHFAVGQALGFQKGAWVFSYLPLPWIGEQMLTVVQSLVEGSTVHFPEDPTTLREDLKEVQPDFFLAPPRLWEDMASLIQSRMADADPLKAFFYRVGMGALLEGARREFRGERVGLWLNLKRALFYPLIARPLRARLGLAACRIAVTGGAPLGPEVFTFFRALGLDIRQVYGQSETAAATTAHATGDAPPETVGPPLPHTEVRISEEGEILVKGPQVFQGYFRQEKATAESFTEDGFFRTGDAGFFDERGHLVILGRVKEVGALADGTRFAPQFLENRLKYSPYIREAVVLGHGRPFVTALIELDPENVQNWARKRGIPFTTYLSLTERPEVKALIAEEIRMVNKTLPDKLKIQRFAILPKELHPDDEEITRTRKVRRQVVEARYGPVIQALYGEGGRVEVVLPIRYLEGEGRLEATLEVQEV